The DNA window CGTCGAGGCAACCGGTGTCGGCCGCCAGCGCTGGCTCTCGACGGGCGCGTTGCTCGCCGATGCGACGGCGAACGAGCTGCTGCTGGCAGAACACGACCGCTGGGCCGCGCTTGCGCCACACCAGCGACTCCCCATTTTGAAGGCGCTCAGATCGTTCCTGCCGACCTGCCCGCTCTGTGAGGGGTCGATCGAGATGGGCGAGGAGACGGTCGAGTCCTGTTGTCGCTCGTGGGAAGTCGTAGCGGTGGCCTGTAACGATTGCGAGCAGCGGTATCTGGAAGTCGACGCGAAAACGATCGAGGGGGCAGTGGAGTAGCGATCTCCGACTGTGCCGCCGGTCGCTCAACCAGGGAACGTGACTCAGGACGATTACGCTCCGTCGTCGAGCCAGTCGGCGTCGTCCGGCTCGGCACGGTGATCGCCGACTGTTGCCCGGTTGACTTCGCCGACTCGATCGGCAACCGTCTCGACGAGTTCGGTCAGCGGTTCGGCGACGGCGCTTTCCGTGTCAGTGACCGCCGGCCGTCCAGTGCCTTCGGCACCGAGATCCGGGTGGACGGGTAGCCGCCCCAGCAGGTCGACACCGTAGTCCTCGACGATCCCGTCCGCGCCATCGCGACCGAACACCTCGTGGGTATCATCACAGTTCGGACACTGGAACGCGCTCATGTTTTCGACGACACCGAGCACCTCGGTATCGTGCTGTGCGAACAGCTCTAACCCCTTGCGGGCATCGTCGACGGCCATCTGCTGTGGCGTCGTGACGATCACTGCGCCGGTAACAGGGACGCTCTGAAGCAGGTTTAGTGAGGCGTCGCCAGTCCCCGGCGGCAGATCGACGATCAGATAATCCAGACGCCCCCACTCCACGTCCTCGACAAACTGCATGAGGACGTTGTTCACCATCGGGCCACGGAGCACTGCTGGGTCGTCCTCGTTTTCCGTGAGAAAGCGCATACTGATGACGCTGATCCCGTCCGAACTCGGCGGAATGAGACGCTGGTCGTCCGTCAGTGACGGCTCGTCCTCGACGTTGAGGATCCGCGGCACGTTGGGACCGTGAATATCCGCGTCCAGGATTCCGACACGGGCGCCGAGGTCATTCAACCCTGCAGCGAGATTCGTCGCGACGGTGGTCTTTCCGACCCCGCCTTTGCCACTTGCGACCGCAATCACGTTCTTGATGTCCGGATACACTTCAGTATCGAAGCCGACCGACTCGTCGACGTCGGCCTGGAGCTGGGGTTCCAGACCCAGTTCCGCGATTGCATCGCGGATCCGCTCGCCAAGCTCCATTTCGCCCGGCGCGTACGGCGTGTTCAGCGCCAGCGAGACGTACGCCGTTCCGTCGTCGACTGTCACTTCGTTTATCAGCCCCAGGGACACGATATCGTCGTCTAGCTGTGGGTCGGTTACTGTGCCGAGCCGGTCGAGAAGTTCACGTTCTGATGTCATGGATGGTCAGTGCGATCCGCGTCTTTCGTTCCTAGTTAGGTCAGTAGCGGTATATGATACCAGTCGGTTTTCATCTGGTGGGAACAATCGACAGGGGAGCTATGTTCCAGACTCGCAAAGCTTTTTATTTTACCATTGCAGTACATGCGGGTATGGCATCCGAACCCACGTGCCCGGCCAGCGTCGCCACGCAGCCATCGACCGACAGTACTGGGTTCGGCTTTTTCTCCACGACGTGATCGATCGGTGGATTCGCGCCGACGGCCTCGCGCCCGACGCCCGATGAAACTGACCGAGAAATCGGAACCGGTAACTGACAACCACGCAGTCTAAGACATATGAACCCATGAGACTTCCA is part of the Natranaeroarchaeum aerophilus genome and encodes:
- a CDS encoding Mrp/NBP35 family ATP-binding protein, which codes for MTSERELLDRLGTVTDPQLDDDIVSLGLINEVTVDDGTAYVSLALNTPYAPGEMELGERIRDAIAELGLEPQLQADVDESVGFDTEVYPDIKNVIAVASGKGGVGKTTVATNLAAGLNDLGARVGILDADIHGPNVPRILNVEDEPSLTDDQRLIPPSSDGISVISMRFLTENEDDPAVLRGPMVNNVLMQFVEDVEWGRLDYLIVDLPPGTGDASLNLLQSVPVTGAVIVTTPQQMAVDDARKGLELFAQHDTEVLGVVENMSAFQCPNCDDTHEVFGRDGADGIVEDYGVDLLGRLPVHPDLGAEGTGRPAVTDTESAVAEPLTELVETVADRVGEVNRATVGDHRAEPDDADWLDDGA